In Musa acuminata AAA Group cultivar baxijiao chromosome BXJ2-8, Cavendish_Baxijiao_AAA, whole genome shotgun sequence, one genomic interval encodes:
- the LOC135619972 gene encoding ras-related protein RABA1f-like produces MAYRSDDDYDYLVKVVLIGDSGVGKSNLLSRFTRNEFNLESKSTIGVEFATRSIRVEDKVVRAQIWDTAGQERYRAITSAYYRGAVGALLVYDVTRHTTFEAVERWLKELRDHTDSNIVIMLVGNKADLRHLRAVTVDDAKAFAERENTFFMETSALESMNVENAFTEVLTQIYRVTSRKALDAGDDPETLPKGQTIDIGTNDDVSAVKKAGCCSA; encoded by the exons ATGGCCTACAGGTCGGATGACGACTACGACTACCTCGTCAAGGTTGTGCTCATCGGCGACTCCGGCGTCGGGAAATCCAACCTCCTCTCCCGGTTCACCCGCAACGAGTTCAACCTCGAGTCCAAGTCCACCATCGGCGTGGAGTTCGCCACCCGGAGCATACGCGTCGAGGATAAGGTCGTCAGGGCGCAGATTTGGGACACAGCCGGTCAAGAAAG GTACCGAGCAATCACTAGTGCATACTACCGTGGAGCAGTCGGCGCACTTCTTGTCTATGATGTTACTCGGCATACAACGTTTGAGGCTGTGGAGAGATGGTTGAAGGAACTAAGGGATCACACTGACTCTAACATTGTAATTATGCTTGTGGGCAACAAAGCAGACTTACGCCATCTGAGGGCTGTTACTGTTGATGACGCAAAGGCTTTTGCCGAAAGGGAAAATACCTTCTTTATGGAGACATCTGCTTTGGAATCGATGAACGTAGAGAATGCCTTCACCGAAGTGCTCACTCAGATCTATCGTGTGACGAGCAGGAAGGCACTTGATGCTGGTGATGACCCAGAGACGTTGCCTAAGGGTCAAACAATCGACATTGGCACCAATGATGATGTATCTGCTGTTAAGAAAGCCGGTTGCTGCTCAGCTTAG